A genomic window from Borreliella mayonii includes:
- a CDS encoding DUF643 domain-containing protein, whose amino-acid sequence MNINEISDFYDCLSPGTKKEISKLYGVKQLTLKQKKDFYRGFVSIQEYKRKTGKSIDEIVDYIIDPAKNFIKDVLKDKHIIEKYKNFQNMKFDCSYKKGMLEKCLEKMGEKYSTRFLSIVSNIMDEIGNKDPERESINVVLDFVEILFIIMHYYDKGICTRKYLLKTIKDFSKLV is encoded by the coding sequence ATGAATATAAATGAGATTTCAGATTTTTATGATTGCTTGAGTCCAGGCACAAAAAAGGAAATAAGCAAACTTTATGGAGTTAAACAATTAACTCTGAAACAAAAAAAGGATTTTTATAGAGGTTTTGTATCAATACAAGAATACAAAAGAAAAACTGGAAAAAGTATTGATGAAATCGTAGATTATATTATAGATCCTGCAAAAAATTTTATTAAAGACGTTCTGAAAGATAAGCATATAATAGAAAAGTATAAAAATTTCCAAAATATGAAGTTTGATTGTAGCTACAAGAAAGGAATGCTAGAAAAATGTTTGGAAAAGATGGGTGAGAAGTATTCTACCCGGTTTTTGAGTATTGTTTCTAATATTATGGATGAGATTGGCAATAAAGATCCAGAACGAGAATCAATAAATGTGGTTCTCGACTTTGTAGAGATATTATTTATAATCATGCACTATTATGATAAGGGAATTTGCACAAGGAAGTATCTTCTAAAAACAATAAAAGATTTTTCCAAATTAGTATAA